The following coding sequences are from one Mustela lutreola isolate mMusLut2 chromosome 5, mMusLut2.pri, whole genome shotgun sequence window:
- the CRHBP gene encoding corticotropin-releasing factor-binding protein, whose product MSPSFKLQYHFVLIFLMALRGENRYLELREATDHDPFLLFGANLKRELAGEPLYRRALRCLDMLSLPGQFTFTADRPQLHCAAFLIAEPEEFITIHYDLVSIDCQGGDFLKVFDGWILKGEKFPSSQDHPLPTTERYIDFCDSGLSRRSIRSSQNVAMIFFRIHEPGNGFTFSIKTDPNLFPCNAISQTPSGRFTLVVPHLRQNCSFSIIYPVVIKISDLILGHLHGLQFKNPSAGCGGIGDFVELLGGPGLDPSKMMPLADLCYSFHGPAQMKIGCDNTVVRMVSSGKHINRVTFEYRQLEPYELENPSGNSIQEICLSSL is encoded by the exons ATGTCTCCTTCTTTCAAACTTCAGTATCATTTCGTTCTGATCTTCCTGATGGCTCTAAGAGGGGAGAACCGGTACCTAGAG CTGCGGGAAGCGACGGACCACGACCCTTTCCTGCTCTTCGGCGCCAACCTGAAGCGGGAGCTGGCGGGGGAGCCTCTGTACCGCCGCGCTCTGC GGTGCCTGGACATGCTGAGCCTCCCGGGCCAGTTCACCTTCACGGCCGACCGGCCGCAGCTGCACTGCGCCGCCTTCCTCATCGCCGAGCCCGAGGAGTTCATCACCATCCACTACGACCTGGTCTCCATCGACTGTCAGGGCGGCGACTTCCTGAAG GTATTTGATGGTTGGATTCTCAAGGGGGAGAAGTTCCCCAGTTCCCAGGATCATCCTCTCCCCACAACTGAGCGGTACATAGATTTCTGTGACAGTGGTCTAAGCCGAAGGAGCATCAGATCTTCCCAGAATGTGGCCATGATCTTCTTCCGGATTCATGAACCAGGAAACGGATTCACCTTCAGCATAAAGACAGATCCCAATCTCTTTC CCTGCAATGCGATCTCCCAAACCCCTAGTGGAAGGTTTACTCTGGTCGTCCCACATTTGCGTCAAAACTGCAGCTTCTCCATAATTTATCCCGTGGTCATCAAAATATCAGATCTCATCCTGGGACACTTACATGGTCTGCAGTTCAAG AACCCCTCAGCAGGTTGTGGGGGAATAGGAGATTTTGTGGAGCTGCTGGGAGGACCCGGGCTGGACCCTTCCAAGATGATGCCTTTGGCTGACCTCTGCTATTCCTTTCATGGCCCTG CCCAAATGAAAATCGGCTGTGACAACACGGTGGTGCGCATGGTGTCTAGCGGAAAGCACATAAATCGTGTGACTTTTGAGTACCGCCAGCTGGAACCATATGAACTGGAAAACCCAAGTGGGAACAGTATCCAAGAAATCTGTTTGTCTAGTCTTTGA